A genomic region of Ewingella sp. CoE-038-23 contains the following coding sequences:
- the surA gene encoding peptidylprolyl isomerase SurA, producing the protein MKNWRTLLLGVTLCASTAFAAPQEVDKVAAVVDNGVVLDSDVNSLMQSVKQQAKEANQQLPDDATLRHQILDRLIMDKIQLQMADKMGIKLTDEDVDKAIAGIAAQNKLTVDQLRSRLAYDGLNYSTYRAQIRKEMMISEVRNSEVRRRVTVLPQEVDALAKQVGAQNGGDAEFNLSHILLPLPENPTQDQVDTAEALAKKLVAELNNGGDFGKMAIAYSADSQALKGGNMGWGKLQELPTLFAQALSTAQKGQIIGPIRSGVGFHILKVNDIRGDNKTVSVTEVHARHILLKPSVVMTDDQARAKLEQVAADIRSGKAKFADEAKQLSQDPGSANQGGDLGWASPDMYDPAFRDALMNLKKGELSAPVHSSFGWHLIQLLDTRQVDKTDAAQKERAYRMLFNRKFSEEAQTWMQEQRANAYVKILDGNGQ; encoded by the coding sequence ATGAAGAACTGGAGAACACTTCTCCTCGGCGTAACGCTTTGTGCCAGCACCGCGTTTGCAGCCCCTCAAGAGGTTGATAAAGTGGCCGCCGTGGTGGATAACGGCGTGGTCCTGGACAGTGATGTCAACAGCCTGATGCAATCTGTTAAACAGCAGGCTAAAGAGGCAAATCAGCAATTACCTGATGACGCAACGCTGCGCCACCAAATCCTTGATCGCCTGATCATGGACAAGATCCAGTTACAGATGGCCGATAAAATGGGCATCAAACTAACTGATGAAGACGTTGATAAAGCCATCGCGGGGATTGCCGCACAGAACAAACTGACGGTTGACCAACTGCGTAGCCGCCTGGCCTACGACGGTCTGAACTACAGCACTTACCGTGCCCAGATCCGTAAAGAGATGATGATCAGCGAAGTGCGTAACAGCGAAGTTCGTCGTCGCGTTACCGTTCTGCCACAGGAAGTTGATGCACTGGCCAAACAGGTTGGCGCACAAAACGGCGGCGACGCTGAGTTCAACCTGAGCCACATTTTGCTCCCTCTGCCGGAAAACCCAACGCAGGACCAGGTCGATACGGCTGAAGCTTTAGCCAAGAAACTGGTAGCTGAACTGAACAACGGTGGCGACTTCGGCAAAATGGCGATCGCCTACTCTGCTGACTCCCAGGCGCTGAAAGGCGGCAACATGGGTTGGGGCAAATTGCAGGAGCTGCCAACGCTGTTTGCTCAGGCACTGAGCACCGCGCAGAAAGGCCAAATCATCGGTCCAATCCGTTCCGGCGTCGGCTTCCATATCCTGAAAGTTAACGATATCCGTGGCGACAACAAAACCGTTTCTGTTACCGAAGTTCACGCACGTCACATCTTGCTGAAGCCGTCGGTGGTCATGACTGACGATCAGGCTCGCGCGAAGCTTGAGCAGGTCGCGGCGGATATTCGCAGCGGTAAAGCCAAGTTTGCTGATGAAGCGAAGCAGCTTTCTCAGGACCCAGGTTCAGCGAATCAGGGCGGCGACTTAGGCTGGGCATCTCCTGATATGTACGATCCGGCGTTCCGTGACGCCCTGATGAACCTGAAAAAAGGCGAACTCAGCGCACCAGTTCACTCCTCATTCGGCTGGCACTTGATTCAGTTACTCGATACCCGTCAGGTGGATAAAACCGACGCAGCGCAGAAAGAGCGCGCGTATCGCATGCTGTTCAACCGTAAATTCTCTGAAGAAGCTCAGACCTGGATGCAGGAACAACGTGCCAATGCGTACGTGAAGATTCTGGACGGTAATGGACAATAA
- the lptD gene encoding LPS assembly protein LptD, producing MKNRRLKTRFPTLLATTIWTALYSHGALADLAAQCMLGVPTYDKPLVTGDPNKLPVNIQADQATGNYPDNALFSGSVNVEQGNSSLTADQVQLNQVTTPGEATPLRTVTATGDVRYSDPQIKLNGPKGFSNLTTKDTDLEKGDYQMVGRQGRGTADKMKQRDSNRYTILDNGTFTSCLPGDNSWSVVGSTIIEDRQEEVAEIWNARFHIGPVPVFYSPYMQLPIGDRRRSGFLIPNANYSNTNGFGVTIPYYWNIAPNYDATITPNYMSNRGLQLQNEFRYLTGLGAGMMEFDYLGNDKKIDDDYVKSQARTSDKTKRWMYYWAHSGVVDQVWRFNVDYTKVSDPYYFTDFDSKYGSTTDGYAAQKFSVGYANQNWDATLASKQFQIFNGAGNTNAYRAMPQFDVNYYKNDLGPFDLHVYGQAAKFTSVNPDNPEATRLHLEPTLSLPLSNRLGSLDNEVKLMTTHYQQDIPDSFFAANPNSKLQSSVNRTLPEFKSDGKMVFERTMDWNAGYTQTLEPRAQYLYIPYRDQSGINTYDSTLLQSDYTGLFRDKSYSGLDRIASANQVASGLTTRIYDDGLVERFNASLGQIYYFTPPRTGDQNSVLDKNDDTGSLVWAGDTYYKINDFWGVRGGAQYDTRLDALALGDAVLEYRADSDKMVQLSYRYASPEYIQATLPNVQNPGYQQGISQVGGIASWPIADRWAIVGAYYYDTKAQQPADQLLGLQYNTCCWAVGFGYERKITNFDNVNAESKYDNKISLTLELRGLSNSHTLGTAEMLGRGILPYQRAF from the coding sequence ATGAAAAACAGACGTCTGAAAACACGCTTCCCCACGCTGCTGGCCACCACTATTTGGACGGCCCTGTACAGCCATGGCGCTTTAGCTGATCTCGCTGCGCAGTGTATGCTCGGCGTGCCTACTTATGATAAACCTCTGGTAACCGGTGATCCGAATAAGCTTCCTGTTAATATTCAGGCGGATCAGGCCACCGGCAACTATCCCGACAACGCGCTGTTTAGCGGTAGCGTTAATGTCGAGCAGGGTAACAGCTCTCTTACTGCCGATCAGGTGCAGCTTAACCAGGTGACAACCCCTGGCGAAGCCACGCCACTTCGCACCGTGACCGCAACCGGTGACGTGAGATATAGCGATCCGCAGATCAAACTGAACGGCCCTAAAGGTTTCTCGAATCTAACCACCAAAGATACCGATCTGGAAAAAGGTGACTACCAGATGGTAGGCCGCCAAGGTCGCGGTACGGCAGATAAGATGAAGCAGCGTGACAGCAACCGCTACACCATCTTGGATAACGGTACCTTTACTTCCTGTCTGCCCGGCGATAATAGCTGGAGCGTGGTGGGTTCGACCATCATTGAAGATCGTCAGGAAGAAGTGGCTGAAATCTGGAATGCGCGCTTCCATATTGGCCCGGTGCCGGTGTTCTACAGTCCCTATATGCAGTTGCCTATCGGCGACCGCCGCCGTTCTGGTTTCTTAATCCCGAACGCCAACTACAGCAACACTAATGGCTTCGGCGTTACTATTCCTTATTACTGGAATATCGCGCCTAACTACGACGCCACCATCACCCCAAACTACATGAGCAACCGTGGACTGCAATTGCAGAACGAGTTCCGTTATCTGACCGGCCTCGGCGCGGGTATGATGGAGTTCGATTATTTGGGCAATGACAAAAAAATTGACGACGATTATGTGAAGAGTCAGGCGCGTACCAGCGATAAAACCAAGCGCTGGATGTACTACTGGGCGCACTCAGGCGTCGTGGATCAAGTCTGGCGTTTCAACGTTGACTATACCAAGGTCAGCGATCCGTACTACTTCACCGACTTTGACTCCAAGTATGGCTCAACCACCGACGGCTATGCGGCGCAGAAATTCAGCGTCGGCTATGCCAATCAGAACTGGGACGCGACCTTAGCCAGTAAGCAGTTCCAAATCTTTAACGGCGCAGGTAACACCAACGCATACCGCGCAATGCCGCAGTTTGACGTCAACTACTACAAAAACGATCTCGGTCCGTTTGACCTTCATGTTTACGGCCAGGCCGCCAAGTTCACCAGCGTGAATCCGGATAACCCGGAAGCCACGCGACTGCACTTAGAGCCAACATTAAGCCTGCCGCTGAGTAACAGGCTGGGTAGCCTGGATAATGAAGTCAAATTAATGACGACCCATTATCAGCAGGATATTCCTGACTCGTTCTTTGCTGCTAACCCTAACTCTAAGCTGCAAAGCTCGGTAAACCGCACGCTGCCTGAGTTTAAATCTGACGGCAAGATGGTGTTTGAACGCACCATGGATTGGAACGCGGGCTATACCCAAACCCTCGAACCACGCGCCCAGTATCTTTATATTCCTTACCGAGACCAGAGTGGGATCAACACCTATGACTCCACGCTGCTACAGTCCGACTACACCGGCCTGTTCCGCGATAAGAGTTACAGTGGCCTTGACCGCATTGCTTCAGCTAACCAAGTGGCGAGTGGTTTAACCACCCGTATTTACGATGATGGTTTGGTTGAACGCTTTAACGCGTCATTGGGGCAGATTTACTACTTCACCCCTCCGCGCACTGGCGATCAGAACAGCGTTCTGGACAAGAATGATGATACTGGCAGCCTGGTGTGGGCGGGTGACACTTACTATAAAATCAACGACTTCTGGGGTGTTCGCGGCGGTGCGCAGTATGACACACGCCTTGATGCCTTAGCGCTGGGTGATGCGGTGCTTGAATACCGTGCTGATTCGGACAAAATGGTTCAGTTGAGCTACCGTTATGCCAGCCCAGAGTATATTCAGGCTACGCTGCCAAACGTGCAAAACCCGGGTTATCAGCAAGGTATTTCGCAAGTGGGCGGCATCGCCAGCTGGCCAATCGCCGATCGTTGGGCCATCGTGGGTGCCTATTATTACGACACCAAAGCACAGCAACCGGCTGATCAATTGCTCGGTCTGCAATACAATACCTGCTGTTGGGCGGTTGGCTTTGGCTACGAGCGTAAAATCACCAACTTTGATAACGTCAACGCAGAAAGTAAGTATGACAACAAGATTTCACTCACTCTTGAACTTCGTGGCCTGAGTAATAGTCATACCCTCGGAACCGCAGAAATGCTGGGCCGCGGTATATTGCCTTATCAACGTGCATTCTAA
- the djlA gene encoding co-chaperone DjlA: MQYWGKLLGLVLGLMSGVGFWGIVIGLLIGHMFDKARSAKSRGYFADQQTRQTLFFRTTFEVMGHLTKSKGRVTEADIQIASLYMDRMQLHGENRNAAQRAFQSGKESSYPLREKMRELRSVCFGRFDLIRTFLEIQIQAAFADGSLHPNERQVLYVIAEELGISRQQFDQFLSMMEGGQQFGGQQGHYSQGGFRRAPQGPTLADACKVLGVSPSDDSAVIKRAYRKLMSEHHPDKLVAKGLPPEMMEMAKEKAQAIQAAYDLIKREKGFK; encoded by the coding sequence ATGCAGTATTGGGGAAAGCTGCTCGGGCTTGTGCTGGGTTTAATGTCCGGCGTGGGATTCTGGGGAATCGTTATAGGACTGTTGATTGGGCATATGTTCGACAAGGCGCGCTCGGCTAAAAGCCGCGGCTATTTTGCCGATCAACAGACAAGACAAACACTATTTTTCCGCACCACCTTTGAGGTGATGGGGCATTTAACGAAATCAAAGGGGCGTGTTACCGAGGCTGATATTCAGATTGCCAGCCTTTATATGGACAGAATGCAGCTGCACGGCGAGAACCGAAATGCGGCACAGCGCGCATTCCAGAGTGGTAAAGAGTCGAGTTATCCACTGCGTGAGAAGATGCGCGAACTGCGCAGCGTCTGTTTTGGGCGTTTCGACCTAATCCGGACTTTTCTGGAAATTCAGATCCAGGCCGCCTTTGCCGATGGCTCGCTGCATCCTAATGAACGGCAGGTGCTGTACGTCATCGCCGAAGAGTTAGGCATCTCCCGCCAGCAGTTCGACCAGTTCCTCAGCATGATGGAGGGCGGTCAGCAATTTGGCGGGCAGCAGGGGCATTACTCACAGGGCGGATTCCGGCGGGCTCCGCAAGGGCCGACGCTGGCCGATGCTTGTAAAGTGCTGGGTGTCAGTCCGTCAGACGATAGCGCCGTCATTAAGCGCGCCTATCGCAAGCTGATGAGCGAACATCATCCCGACAAGCTGGTGGCGAAAGGCCTGCCGCCGGAAATGATGGAGATGGCGAAAGAGAAGGCGCAGGCGATTCAGGCGGCTTATGACCTGATTAAACGCGAGAAAGGTTTTAAATAA
- a CDS encoding S6 family peptidase — translation MDGKEGPKLYFTTVLKEGKRSLTHPSYIASVAHNGGYQSVNFGNKAKYNTEYQIINRNDDPAYKTNNKDFHLPRLNKVVTETAPMPIADPNDVKNDSERYQYFARAGTGTQYQIDPVTKEKKWLSGAYSWKTGGTITNPTFQNGHLTWKNYGPNDPRVEPFSSGIQPGDSGSPLYVYDNKEKIWKLIGVSPWVGGNGPYNLESYTLYMQQSFMNSVLAKNTDPDVTDSAGMGDIHWTKASISQGNNSWQWHGVDAILPYLASNAQLDASKDLRFAGDGGRIVLEDSINHGAAKLRFSNNYQVDSAPGKNSTWVGGGIEIDAEKTVDWRVNGLLGDNLHKIGKGTLHVNGIGNNEGGLNVGDGLVILNQRVNARGQQQAFSSVTLVSGRPTVRIEGQNQIESNRINFGYRGGTLDVNGHDFAFKTINHNDNGAKILNSHPNKLSTLRFNNSNNQRFIGHLGSEETRFNLDIDYSPESALHSWELAGGAELNKLSVNRGTFILSGRPTPHAGGVVVDNDWIDETYSFNNIDVASFSTLRVSEHASLTAKVKLNERARMVLNSKSHLKGEVDLTSGSLISVDQKVESTTSTDGGNDVVIDAEIRGDGKLVKGGPGTLYFNSFSPFTGSTDINGGSLVLNGSLHSTLTMGDNTQLYGSGTLFSDLIFKDNVRWAPSRTATSDGYNFNPAVQRINGNLTTGNNTLLSLRTHLDRQSAQTDKLLIKGDVITKEPISVRISLSGNGLLTDFHNLGHADNDEGLSLIQVAGQASKNSFKLAQGYVARGAYAYGLYAFAPGKSSAKQREVEGFGNQYWDYRLQNTLLSEGENAIPQNEAYWDERPAPEPSNGLIEELALKSGNDGSRLAKQNSSKASRKAVTPQIPSYLSLSSAILNYSSRLNETFRNQVLATQDTKLNIFFQYLNGEDKYHSSLGFMNYGYDYTQKQSGWLLGGKALHLANDTHSLDINLGLSNTQLDVTPQAADGNSKIQYTAWGISSLASYEHNSGITVDLSADIAKYDGNVSTDLRGGDVADIHAKSIGATLDVGRKFKLGNHQLTPLVGVGIQHLQIDDVTDVDNTKVDYNDINRPTIRTGLRYRYNWDTSKTGKWALIANTTFIKDLSSDATLDIGSTFNSRTNSFISGSTGSSGMIDVGIINNPVANISLNAGVQYQRRLDNEGVNYWQGVAGVKISF, via the coding sequence TTGGACGGAAAAGAAGGGCCAAAACTCTACTTTACAACGGTACTGAAAGAAGGGAAGAGATCACTGACGCACCCTTCTTATATTGCCAGCGTGGCGCATAATGGGGGATATCAAAGTGTTAATTTCGGTAATAAGGCCAAGTACAATACTGAGTATCAGATAATTAACCGCAACGATGACCCGGCATATAAAACAAATAATAAGGATTTTCATCTTCCACGTCTTAATAAAGTAGTTACCGAAACTGCACCGATGCCAATTGCCGACCCTAACGATGTTAAAAACGACAGCGAGCGATACCAATATTTCGCACGAGCGGGTACGGGTACTCAATATCAAATCGACCCGGTGACAAAAGAGAAAAAATGGCTTTCAGGAGCTTATAGCTGGAAAACCGGCGGCACCATAACCAATCCGACTTTCCAAAATGGTCATTTAACTTGGAAAAACTATGGTCCAAACGATCCTCGGGTCGAACCTTTTAGTAGTGGTATTCAGCCTGGGGACAGCGGAAGCCCGCTCTATGTCTACGATAATAAAGAAAAAATCTGGAAGTTAATCGGTGTGTCGCCTTGGGTAGGTGGCAATGGCCCCTATAACTTAGAAAGTTACACACTCTATATGCAGCAATCATTCATGAACAGTGTACTTGCCAAAAATACAGATCCAGATGTCACTGACAGTGCTGGCATGGGTGATATCCACTGGACTAAGGCAAGCATCAGTCAAGGCAATAATAGTTGGCAATGGCATGGCGTCGACGCGATCCTGCCCTATCTGGCTAGCAATGCTCAACTTGATGCCAGTAAAGACCTGAGATTTGCAGGGGATGGAGGCCGGATCGTTCTGGAAGACTCTATCAACCATGGCGCAGCAAAATTAAGGTTCTCCAACAACTACCAAGTCGACTCTGCTCCAGGAAAAAATAGTACCTGGGTCGGCGGGGGGATTGAAATCGACGCTGAAAAAACGGTCGATTGGCGAGTCAATGGCCTACTAGGCGATAACCTGCATAAAATTGGTAAAGGCACCCTGCACGTTAATGGTATTGGAAATAACGAGGGTGGGTTAAACGTCGGCGATGGCTTGGTTATTCTGAACCAGCGGGTAAATGCTCGGGGGCAGCAGCAGGCTTTTTCCAGTGTGACGCTAGTCAGTGGCCGCCCGACTGTGCGTATTGAAGGCCAGAATCAAATTGAAAGCAACAGAATCAATTTCGGTTATCGCGGCGGCACACTGGATGTTAACGGGCATGACTTTGCCTTTAAAACCATTAATCATAATGATAATGGCGCTAAAATCCTTAACAGTCATCCAAACAAACTCAGCACTCTGCGTTTTAACAATTCGAATAATCAGAGGTTTATCGGTCACCTCGGTAGTGAAGAAACACGCTTTAATCTAGATATCGACTATTCACCTGAGTCAGCTCTCCATAGCTGGGAACTTGCGGGCGGCGCAGAGCTAAATAAATTATCTGTCAATCGAGGCACCTTTATTCTGAGTGGCAGACCGACACCCCATGCCGGAGGTGTGGTAGTCGATAATGACTGGATCGATGAAACCTACAGCTTTAACAACATCGATGTGGCAAGTTTTTCAACGCTTCGGGTGAGTGAACATGCGTCATTAACTGCGAAGGTAAAACTTAATGAACGCGCCCGCATGGTGCTTAACAGCAAATCACACCTGAAAGGCGAAGTGGATTTAACATCAGGTAGTTTGATTAGTGTTGACCAAAAAGTTGAGAGCACAACCAGTACTGACGGCGGGAATGATGTAGTTATTGATGCTGAAATCCGCGGTGATGGGAAACTGGTGAAAGGCGGGCCAGGCACCCTGTATTTCAACAGCTTTAGTCCCTTTACTGGCTCCACGGACATCAACGGCGGTTCGCTCGTACTCAATGGTTCGCTGCACTCTACTTTGACGATGGGAGATAACACCCAACTCTACGGTAGTGGCACCTTATTCTCTGACCTTATCTTTAAAGACAATGTGCGATGGGCACCTAGCAGGACGGCCACGAGTGATGGTTATAACTTCAACCCTGCGGTGCAGAGAATTAACGGCAATCTCACTACAGGCAATAATACGCTTCTCAGCCTACGTACCCATTTAGATAGACAGTCTGCACAAACCGACAAACTGCTGATAAAAGGCGATGTGATCACCAAAGAGCCTATTTCAGTGCGAATTTCGCTATCGGGAAACGGGCTGCTGACTGACTTTCATAATCTGGGTCATGCGGATAATGATGAAGGCTTGTCGCTTATCCAGGTAGCTGGCCAGGCATCGAAAAACAGCTTTAAACTGGCTCAAGGCTATGTCGCACGCGGAGCCTATGCCTATGGTCTATACGCGTTTGCACCTGGGAAGAGTTCAGCAAAGCAACGTGAAGTTGAAGGTTTCGGTAACCAGTATTGGGATTATCGTCTGCAAAACACCCTGCTGAGCGAAGGAGAAAATGCGATCCCTCAGAACGAGGCTTATTGGGATGAGAGGCCTGCGCCGGAACCAAGTAACGGTTTGATTGAGGAACTAGCTCTAAAATCTGGCAACGATGGCAGCAGGCTAGCAAAACAAAATTCATCAAAAGCCTCTCGGAAAGCCGTGACGCCGCAGATCCCATCATATCTTTCACTGTCATCTGCCATTTTGAACTACAGTTCGCGGCTGAATGAAACCTTCCGCAATCAGGTTCTGGCGACTCAAGATACTAAGCTGAACATTTTCTTCCAGTATCTTAACGGAGAAGACAAATATCATTCTTCGCTAGGCTTTATGAATTATGGCTACGACTATACGCAGAAACAGAGTGGTTGGCTGCTGGGTGGAAAAGCCCTGCACTTAGCAAATGATACTCACTCGTTGGACATTAATCTCGGTCTCTCCAACACCCAGCTTGATGTCACACCGCAGGCTGCTGACGGAAATAGCAAAATCCAGTACACAGCTTGGGGTATCTCATCTTTGGCTTCTTATGAACACAACAGTGGCATCACGGTTGACCTCAGTGCTGATATTGCGAAGTACGACGGTAATGTTTCTACCGATCTACGCGGTGGTGACGTAGCTGATATTCATGCAAAATCAATCGGCGCTACGCTGGATGTAGGTCGTAAATTTAAGCTTGGTAATCATCAGCTCACTCCTCTGGTCGGCGTGGGTATCCAGCATCTGCAAATCGATGATGTGACTGACGTCGATAACACTAAGGTGGATTATAACGACATAAATCGCCCTACCATTCGCACTGGGCTACGTTATCGTTACAACTGGGATACCTCAAAAACCGGAAAATGGGCGTTGATAGCTAATACCACCTTTATTAAGGATCTCAGTAGTGATGCAACGCTGGATATCGGCAGTACCTTCAATAGTCGCACTAATAGCTTCATCAGCGGCTCAACCGGTAGCTCTGGGATGATCGATGTGGGGATTATTAATAATCCTGTCGCCAACATCTCACTGAATGCCGGTGTGCAGTATCAGCGCAGATTGGATAACGAAGGTGTGAATTACTGGCAAGGGGTTGCGGGGGTTAAGATTAGCTTCTAA
- a CDS encoding IS3 family transposase (programmed frameshift) codes for MKKTRYTEEQIAFALKQAETGTRVEEVCRKMGISEATFYNWKKKFGGMGVTELRRLRQLEEENQRLKRLVADLSLDKEMLQDVIRKKFLRPPQKREAVEYLLAAYRIGVRRGCRLIMQSRTVYHYCSHRDDRAITQRIREIAETRIRYGCQRIHILLRREGWLVNHKKTHRIYCLEGLNLRSKRPRRHVTARHRKGRPQVLVADQCWSMDFVADNLFNGRRIRALTIVDNFSRECLAIEVGQGLRGENVVAVLERLKLSWGRVPQRLQTDNGSEFISKSMDRWAYENQVTMDFSRPGKPTDNAFIESFNGSLRDECLNVHWFLSLEDAQEKIECWRQEYNHFRPHSSLNNLTPAEFARSHQKGPDL; via the exons ATGAAAAAGACGCGTTATACCGAGGAACAAATTGCTTTTGCACTCAAACAGGCTGAAACCGGCACTCGTGTCGAGGAAGTCTGCAGAAAGATGGGGATTTCTGAGGCGACATTTTACAATTGGAAGAAGAAATTTGGCGGCATGGGCGTCACGGAATTACGCCGTCTTCGCCAGCTTGAGGAAGAGAATCAGCGCCTCAAACGTCTCGTCGCCGATCTGAGTCTGGACAAGGAGATGCTGCAGGATGTCATTCGAAAAAAGT TTCTGAGGCCGCCGCAGAAGCGGGAAGCAGTTGAATATCTGCTGGCGGCCTACCGTATCGGTGTACGCAGAGGATGCCGTCTGATAATGCAGAGTCGCACGGTTTATCATTACTGTAGTCATCGTGACGACAGGGCTATTACCCAACGGATACGGGAAATTGCAGAAACGCGTATCCGTTATGGCTGCCAGCGCATTCATATTCTTTTGCGCCGTGAGGGCTGGCTGGTTAACCATAAGAAAACACACCGTATTTACTGCCTTGAGGGGCTCAACCTGCGTTCGAAACGCCCACGCCGGCATGTGACCGCCAGACACCGGAAAGGACGGCCTCAGGTGCTTGTTGCAGATCAGTGCTGGAGCATGGATTTCGTTGCTGATAACCTGTTCAACGGGCGTCGGATCAGGGCGCTAACTATAGTCGATAATTTTAGTCGGGAATGTCTGGCGATCGAAGTCGGTCAGGGGTTACGGGGCGAGAATGTTGTGGCTGTTCTGGAGCGGTTGAAGCTGTCGTGGGGGCGTGTTCCGCAAAGGCTGCAGACAGACAACGGCAGCGAGTTTATCTCTAAATCGATGGACCGTTGGGCCTATGAAAATCAGGTGACGATGGACTTCTCACGGCCCGGAAAGCCTACGGATAATGCCTTTATAGAGTCATTTAATGGCAGCCTGAGGGATGAATGTCTGAACGTACACTGGTTCCTTTCTTTGGAAGATGCTCAAGAGAAAATTGAATGCTGGCGGCAGGAATATAATCACTTTCGCCCACATTCTTCGTTAAATAATCTGACTCCGGCAGAATTTGCCCGAAGTCATCAAAAAGGTCCGGATCTCTAG
- a CDS encoding S6 family peptidase has product MTWKPKLLSSLIALALFDVDAAVMREDVSVQDYRDFAENLGKYSPGKEGVEVLNKDGTPAGKLNFPIPDFSAIDSNGIATLMTSSQYPYQAKLEIRTFLMTSGKFCRSQII; this is encoded by the coding sequence ATGACATGGAAACCAAAGTTACTAAGTAGCTTAATTGCCTTGGCTCTTTTTGATGTTGACGCGGCCGTCATGCGAGAAGATGTCTCGGTACAGGATTACCGCGATTTTGCTGAAAATCTTGGCAAGTACAGTCCAGGGAAGGAAGGCGTTGAAGTTTTAAATAAGGATGGCACGCCGGCGGGAAAGCTAAACTTCCCTATTCCCGATTTTAGCGCCATTGATAGTAATGGGATAGCCACACTGATGACCTCCTCCCAATATCCGTACCAGGCTAAACTAGAGATCCGGACCTTTTTGATGACTTCGGGCAAATTCTGCCGGAGTCAGATTATTTAA
- the rluA gene encoding bifunctional tRNA pseudouridine(32) synthase/23S rRNA pseudouridine(746) synthase RluA, whose protein sequence is MSENQSTSYIPSNTKPLEDYHPPKDPWLQVIFQDKHIMVVNKPSGLLSVPGKLAEHHDSLMTRIQQEFPEAESVHRLDMSTSGVIVVALTKEAERELKRQFRERETKKVYIARVWGRVEEDYGIIDLPLICDYPNRPKQKVCHETGKKALTQYEVMSWDDDGTTRVKLRPITGRSHQLRVHLLAIGHPILGDKFYAPPEAMAVVNRLQLHAQELSFYHPITDAPLVFNCEPDF, encoded by the coding sequence ATGAGTGAAAATCAATCCACATCCTACATCCCTTCCAATACCAAGCCGCTGGAGGATTACCACCCGCCGAAGGATCCTTGGTTACAGGTGATTTTTCAGGATAAGCACATCATGGTGGTCAATAAGCCAAGCGGCCTGCTGTCCGTTCCCGGCAAGCTGGCTGAGCATCACGACAGCCTGATGACCCGCATTCAGCAAGAGTTTCCCGAAGCCGAGTCGGTGCATCGCCTGGATATGTCCACCAGCGGCGTGATTGTGGTGGCGTTAACCAAGGAAGCCGAGCGCGAGCTGAAACGCCAGTTCCGCGAGCGCGAGACCAAAAAAGTCTATATCGCCCGCGTCTGGGGCCGGGTGGAAGAGGATTACGGCATTATCGATTTGCCGCTGATTTGTGATTACCCGAATCGCCCGAAACAGAAGGTGTGTCACGAAACCGGAAAAAAAGCCCTCACCCAGTATGAAGTGATGTCCTGGGACGATGACGGCACCACGCGCGTTAAGCTACGCCCGATCACCGGCCGCTCGCACCAGTTGCGCGTTCACCTGCTGGCTATTGGTCATCCGATCCTTGGCGATAAGTTCTATGCGCCGCCCGAGGCAATGGCCGTGGTCAATCGCCTGCAGCTGCACGCGCAGGAGTTGTCGTTTTACCATCCCATCACCGATGCGCCGCTGGTCTTCAACTGCGAGCCGGATTTCTAA